The Psychrobacter sp. 28M-43 genome segment TACATAGATGAATGTTTGGTGTGTTGTACCATTCGTAAGGCAGTGCTTCAGAGACAGGCATCATACCTTTAAGCCCTAAATGAATGCGGTTTTGCCAATGCGCAAAGTTAGGAAAGGTGATGACTGCTTCACGGGCAACTCTCAGCATATCAAGCAACAACTCGTCAGGTGCTTTTACTGCTTGTAGGGCACGTGCCATGACAACCGTGTCAAAGCTGTTATCAGCAAAACGCGCTAAACCATCGTTGAGATCCTGCTCGACAATCGATAGACCATTACCAATCGCCTCATTGATTTTGTCTTCATCAATCTCTAGTCCGTAACCTGTCACGCCTAGTTTTTGCTGTAAGTGGGCAAGCAGCTCGCCATTACCACAACCTAAGTCCAGTACATGTGCTTGCGGCGCAATCCAGCGCTCTGCCAATTGGTGATCCATTCTCATGAGCGTTCTCCTATGGCTGAGCGGCTAGGGGTAATAAATGGCGCAGTCAAAAACCCTTTAACCGCACCCATGTAGCGAGGAATATCAAACAAGAATGAGTCATGTCCGTGCGGCGCGTCAATATTGATATAGCTGACTGGTTTGCCAGTGGCCATCAGTGCATCGACAATCTCTTGCGAGCGCTCAGGTGCAAAGCGCCAGTCAGTGGTAAATGACACGACTAGATACTGGCATTGTGTATGAGCAAAGGCAGCTTTAAGCGCAGAAAGCTCTTGTTGACGATCAGATTCAATATCTTCAATCGTCGTGACCGCATCTTCTAACTCACTCTGTGCACTGGCTTTGCTAGACTCAACTGACGCCGCGATTGAGTCTTCTATTT includes the following:
- the metW gene encoding methionine biosynthesis protein MetW; amino-acid sequence: MRMDHQLAERWIAPQAHVLDLGCGNGELLAHLQQKLGVTGYGLEIDEDKINEAIGNGLSIVEQDLNDGLARFADNSFDTVVMARALQAVKAPDELLLDMLRVAREAVITFPNFAHWQNRIHLGLKGMMPVSEALPYEWYNTPNIHLCTFKDFELLCAQHDIHIINRFAVSDSEKGHTPLMKALIRQAPNLLADVAIYRVTKK